A genome region from Rhodohalobacter mucosus includes the following:
- a CDS encoding TIGR04283 family arsenosugar biosynthesis glycosyltransferase — protein sequence MDDQPRISVIIPVINEEKQIGFLIDHIKRAEGGSVCEMIVVDGGSRDRTVQVAEERGAIVITAKKRGRARQMNEGAAAAKGELLYFLHADTLPPNQFDREILSAVKKGYGAGCFRLRFDMDHALLRFYAFFTRFKSTLLRFGDQSLYAERDVFEKIGGFDDLLTVMEDQKIVRDLRKRTPFYISEREVITSARRYKENGVIRLQLAFTLIWFLYYLGVPQAGLVELYNSLIRS from the coding sequence GTGGATGATCAACCCCGCATATCCGTTATCATTCCGGTGATTAACGAGGAGAAGCAAATCGGATTCCTGATTGACCATATCAAAAGAGCTGAGGGTGGATCCGTATGCGAAATGATTGTGGTTGACGGCGGAAGCAGGGATAGAACAGTTCAGGTTGCGGAAGAGAGAGGGGCGATCGTGATCACAGCCAAGAAGAGAGGGCGTGCGCGCCAGATGAATGAGGGAGCTGCAGCGGCGAAGGGAGAACTGCTCTACTTTCTGCACGCTGACACCCTGCCGCCAAATCAATTTGACCGGGAGATACTCTCAGCCGTAAAGAAAGGATACGGGGCCGGGTGTTTTCGGCTCAGATTCGATATGGATCACGCACTGCTCAGATTTTATGCCTTTTTTACCCGGTTCAAATCAACCCTGCTACGGTTCGGTGACCAAAGCCTGTATGCAGAAAGAGACGTATTTGAGAAAATTGGCGGCTTTGATGATTTATTAACGGTGATGGAGGACCAGAAAATTGTACGTGATCTTAGAAAACGGACCCCCTTTTATATCTCTGAAAGGGAAGTGATTACGTCAGCCAGAAGGTACAAAGAAAACGGGGTGATCAGGCTGCAGTTGGCCTTTACATTGATTTGGTTTCTGTACTATCTGGGCGTGCCTCAGGCAGGGCTTGTGGAACTCTATAATTCGCTGATCAGATCGTAG
- a CDS encoding TonB-dependent receptor: protein MHYLKRYILLLATVAFLPFTAFSQATTTGSIEGTITDDEGDFLPGATVVAVHLPTGTEYGTSSRADGRYTIRNVRIGGPYEVRVTFIGFNSQIKGITRIELGERVLLDFQLEQGSLELDEISVTAVADQVFNSDRTGARTNITSEDIERTPSVFRSLGDFTRLTPQVTSGNSFGGANDRYNNILVDGATLNDIFGLGDATPGSQAGVGSPLSIDAIAEFNVDIAPFDVTNNGFTGGQVNAVTKSGTNTYTGSVYFQTRNENLVGNYVFQEGGEDVESGDFPDFTERYIGLNVGGPIIEDKLFFFVNAEFKRETSPITNGILGSGAPNVIDFEAATFDQISNILQTEYGYDPGEYTSPLDSDTDNDKVLAKIDWNINQNHNLSFRYNYVDAIANRGISRGNNSYTFSNRQYNFNSTQNSVVAELTSSFGNSAYNEARVVYTRIRDSRDTPSQRFPSVTVSIPYDSDRSGFGAINAGVERFSQANALDQDLLEFTNNFTFIRGAHEFTVGTSNQIFTFDNLFVQDAFGTYTFFDIADLEAGDPVEYRHSYLLPGGSPTANFTGMQFGFYAQDKWSVTNYLKVTYGLRVDIPVLPDDPSFNPDVPDAFPGFSTDRVASGQVLWAPRLGFNWDASRGMRTTQIRGGIGIFSGTPPFVWISNQYSNTGVDYGRVDEFSFGRFDGLFSPDPDNQPIPGQGNSLNPVETTEINLLADDFKYPQSLKVNLAVDQELPFGFRGTLEGVYSSAINDVVFENINAVREGTSPYGRPIYGDIFFNSRFGNASGRLSRQDPRFTNALLLKNSNKGYQYSITAELEKRFDSGLYTKFAYTYNRAENVNNGTSSRAISNWQFNENVDVNSPELGTADFERRHRFLGIASYRLDYGDGDRFATSFSLIYDGRSGEPFSWIYNGDANGDGRFDNDLIYVPASEDEVVITSGNWNEFNDWINSESSVSDYRGDFVDRNTAREPWTNFLDFKVTQEVQTFNGQSVEFSASMINVLNFLNNEWGVREGVSFNNYRAYNFQQYVDQDFIDDNPALGLGAGDIGKPVISFDPDEVTDEEIFNVSDFGSRWQMQFTVRYKF from the coding sequence ATGCACTATTTGAAAAGATATATACTACTTCTTGCTACAGTTGCTTTTCTGCCGTTTACAGCGTTCTCTCAGGCAACCACAACCGGTTCTATTGAGGGTACGATTACAGATGATGAAGGCGACTTTTTGCCGGGCGCTACGGTTGTAGCCGTTCACCTGCCTACCGGAACGGAATATGGTACGTCGAGCCGGGCAGACGGGCGATATACAATACGAAACGTCCGTATTGGGGGGCCATATGAGGTTCGTGTTACCTTTATCGGGTTCAATTCCCAGATTAAGGGAATTACACGCATTGAGCTTGGCGAAAGGGTACTGCTGGATTTCCAGCTCGAACAGGGATCTCTTGAACTGGATGAAATCTCCGTGACCGCTGTCGCCGATCAGGTTTTCAACTCCGATCGTACGGGCGCCAGAACCAATATTACAAGCGAAGACATCGAAAGAACACCGAGCGTGTTCCGTTCCCTTGGCGACTTTACAAGGCTTACGCCCCAGGTTACCAGCGGAAACAGTTTCGGTGGTGCCAACGACCGATACAATAACATTCTGGTTGACGGTGCAACACTGAACGATATTTTTGGGTTGGGTGATGCAACTCCCGGTTCACAGGCCGGCGTTGGTTCTCCCCTCAGTATCGATGCCATCGCGGAATTTAACGTGGACATTGCTCCCTTCGACGTCACCAACAACGGTTTTACCGGCGGTCAGGTGAATGCAGTGACGAAGAGCGGAACCAACACCTATACCGGTTCGGTTTACTTTCAGACACGAAACGAAAACCTTGTAGGTAACTACGTGTTTCAGGAAGGCGGTGAAGATGTGGAATCCGGCGACTTCCCCGACTTTACCGAGCGATATATCGGTCTGAATGTTGGCGGCCCGATCATCGAAGACAAGCTTTTCTTCTTTGTGAATGCGGAATTTAAGCGTGAAACCAGCCCGATTACCAACGGTATCCTGGGAAGCGGCGCGCCCAACGTGATTGACTTTGAGGCGGCCACCTTCGATCAGATCAGCAATATTCTTCAGACAGAGTATGGATATGATCCCGGAGAATACACCTCGCCGCTTGACAGCGACACCGACAATGACAAGGTGCTGGCCAAGATTGACTGGAACATCAACCAGAATCACAACCTGAGCTTCCGGTACAATTATGTGGATGCGATTGCAAATCGTGGAATCAGCCGTGGTAACAACAGCTACACATTCAGCAACCGTCAGTACAACTTCAACAGTACACAGAATTCTGTTGTGGCAGAATTGACCAGCAGCTTCGGCAACAGCGCCTACAATGAGGCTCGTGTGGTTTATACACGAATTCGTGACTCTCGGGACACTCCATCTCAGCGATTCCCAAGCGTGACGGTTAGTATCCCGTACGATTCGGATCGCAGCGGTTTTGGTGCGATCAATGCAGGTGTGGAGCGATTCTCACAGGCGAATGCACTTGATCAGGATCTGCTTGAGTTTACCAACAACTTTACATTCATCCGCGGTGCGCATGAATTTACGGTGGGTACAAGCAACCAGATCTTCACATTCGACAACCTTTTTGTGCAGGATGCTTTCGGTACCTACACATTCTTTGATATTGCAGACCTGGAAGCGGGTGATCCTGTTGAATACAGGCACAGCTACCTTCTTCCCGGCGGAAGCCCTACTGCTAACTTTACAGGTATGCAGTTCGGATTCTATGCGCAGGACAAATGGTCCGTTACCAACTACCTGAAAGTAACCTACGGTCTGCGTGTTGACATTCCGGTGTTGCCGGATGATCCTTCTTTCAATCCGGACGTTCCGGATGCTTTCCCCGGCTTCTCAACGGATAGAGTTGCTAGCGGTCAGGTTCTCTGGGCGCCACGACTTGGTTTCAACTGGGACGCCAGCCGCGGTATGAGAACAACACAGATTCGTGGTGGTATCGGTATCTTTTCCGGAACACCTCCGTTTGTATGGATCTCCAACCAGTACAGCAACACCGGTGTGGATTACGGACGGGTTGATGAATTCAGCTTTGGCCGATTCGATGGTCTTTTCTCACCAGACCCTGACAACCAGCCAATTCCTGGACAGGGCAACTCGCTGAATCCCGTTGAAACGACAGAGATTAACCTGCTTGCGGATGACTTTAAGTACCCACAGTCTCTGAAGGTTAACCTTGCCGTTGACCAGGAGCTGCCATTCGGCTTCCGCGGTACTCTTGAAGGTGTCTATTCAAGCGCCATCAACGACGTGGTATTTGAGAATATAAACGCGGTACGAGAAGGAACCTCACCTTACGGCCGTCCGATCTACGGAGATATTTTCTTCAACTCCAGGTTCGGAAATGCCTCGGGACGACTTTCAAGACAGGATCCACGATTTACCAATGCGCTGCTTCTCAAAAACAGCAACAAAGGGTACCAGTACAGCATCACAGCTGAGCTGGAGAAACGTTTCGACTCAGGTCTCTATACCAAATTTGCCTACACGTACAACCGTGCGGAGAACGTGAATAACGGTACATCAAGCCGTGCGATCTCCAACTGGCAGTTCAATGAGAACGTGGATGTGAACAGCCCGGAACTGGGTACCGCTGATTTTGAGCGCCGGCACCGGTTTCTCGGTATTGCATCGTATCGCCTCGATTATGGAGATGGCGACCGATTTGCAACATCATTCTCACTCATCTATGACGGTCGGTCAGGTGAACCGTTCAGCTGGATCTACAACGGAGATGCCAACGGTGACGGTCGTTTTGATAATGACCTGATTTACGTACCGGCTTCTGAAGATGAAGTGGTTATCACAAGCGGAAACTGGAATGAGTTCAACGACTGGATTAACAGTGAGAGCTCTGTGAGCGACTACCGGGGTGATTTTGTGGATCGAAACACAGCCCGTGAGCCATGGACCAACTTCCTGGACTTTAAAGTAACTCAGGAAGTACAGACCTTTAACGGTCAGTCGGTAGAGTTCAGCGCAAGTATGATTAATGTGCTTAATTTCCTGAATAACGAGTGGGGAGTAAGGGAAGGCGTAAGTTTTAACAACTATCGCGCCTACAACTTCCAGCAGTATGTAGATCAGGATTTCATCGACGACAATCCCGCTCTTGGGCTCGGTGCAGGCGATATCGGCAAACCGGTAATCAGCTTTGACCCTGATGAAGTTACCGATGAAGAGATCTTCAACGTAAGTGACTTCGGTTCAAGATGGCAAATGCAGTTTACTGTTCGGTATAAATTTTAA
- a CDS encoding mechanosensitive ion channel family protein, whose protein sequence is MENMEAIQNIDIMDIVMTYGPNLLWAILTLVLGLWVVKLIVAGVRKALEKGDTETTLRGFIVSLVSVLLKIMVYITALGMLGVEMTSFIAILGAAGLAVGLALSGTLQNFAGGVMILFFKPFKAGDFIDAQGHSGSVKEIQIFVTVLTTPDNKTIIIPNGPLATGSLVNYSREEKRRVDWSFGIGYGDDLDKAYDVIKRLLSEDDRVLNDPEPFMALGELADSSVNITVRAWVNAGDYWPVFFRMNEEVYKTFENEGLSIPFPQRDIHVFNEK, encoded by the coding sequence ATGGAGAATATGGAAGCAATACAAAACATTGACATCATGGATATTGTGATGACATACGGTCCCAATCTGCTTTGGGCCATTTTAACACTGGTACTCGGTTTATGGGTCGTTAAGTTAATTGTAGCCGGAGTACGGAAAGCCCTCGAAAAGGGAGATACTGAAACAACTCTCAGGGGATTCATCGTCAGTCTGGTTTCGGTACTTCTTAAAATTATGGTCTACATAACCGCTCTTGGAATGCTTGGAGTGGAGATGACCTCCTTTATTGCCATTTTGGGTGCCGCAGGTTTAGCGGTTGGCCTGGCGTTATCGGGAACCCTGCAGAATTTCGCGGGAGGTGTGATGATACTCTTTTTCAAGCCGTTCAAGGCGGGCGACTTTATCGATGCACAAGGCCACTCAGGATCGGTTAAAGAGATACAGATTTTTGTCACTGTTTTAACAACACCTGATAATAAAACCATTATTATTCCAAATGGCCCGCTGGCGACGGGTTCGCTCGTTAACTATTCCCGCGAAGAAAAACGGCGGGTCGACTGGTCGTTCGGTATCGGATATGGTGACGATCTTGACAAAGCCTATGATGTGATAAAGCGGCTTCTGTCTGAAGATGACAGGGTTTTAAACGATCCGGAACCATTCATGGCGCTGGGTGAACTCGCAGACAGTTCTGTTAATATCACAGTCAGGGCCTGGGTAAATGCAGGCGATTACTGGCCGGTATTTTTCAGAATGAATGAGGAAGTGTACAAGACATTCGAAAACGAGGGTCTCTCGATTCCGTTTCCCCAAAGAGACATTCACGTCTTCAACGAGAAGTAA
- a CDS encoding ectonucleotide pyrophosphatase/phosphodiesterase: MNKSPVSLFLLSVITGILFIQACTTPERQAFEDQKVLLISIDGFMPDYFTDFDTPALDRLASSGVLADHMIPVFPTKTFPNHYSIVTGLYTENTGVIANNMYDPVMDARFSLGNRDAVSNGEWYGGEPIWVTAETQGVSTATMFWPGSEAEINGVRPTRWMPYDDDMPYKARVDTIVSWLQVDDDTEPRFLTLYFSKVDSYGHRYGTESDSVRAAVREVDGHIGYLLDEIERIGADDELNIIITSDHGMADLSSDRVIVLDDIIDMDKVNVIDWTPVAMIQPLEGEKENVYQQLKEAENNYSVYKKEEIPAVYHIKNSIRVPEIMMIADVGYTITTNEYMVTRDITGATHGYDHRAPEMRSFFLAFGPALRQGFVSGPFQSIHLYDMMAHLLDVNPAPNDGSLDSLRHVLREP; the protein is encoded by the coding sequence ATGAATAAATCACCTGTCAGCCTGTTTCTGCTCTCTGTTATTACAGGAATCCTTTTCATTCAAGCCTGTACGACACCTGAAAGGCAGGCGTTCGAAGATCAAAAAGTGCTGCTCATCTCCATTGACGGTTTTATGCCGGACTACTTCACAGATTTTGATACACCGGCGCTTGACCGCCTGGCTTCCTCCGGCGTTCTTGCAGACCACATGATTCCCGTTTTCCCAACCAAAACGTTTCCGAATCACTATTCCATCGTAACCGGCCTCTACACGGAAAATACCGGGGTTATTGCCAATAACATGTACGATCCTGTGATGGATGCCCGGTTCAGCCTGGGTAACCGTGATGCAGTATCTAACGGTGAGTGGTACGGAGGTGAACCGATCTGGGTAACAGCGGAGACCCAGGGAGTGTCAACGGCTACAATGTTCTGGCCGGGCTCTGAGGCCGAGATTAACGGCGTTCGACCTACAAGATGGATGCCGTATGATGATGATATGCCGTACAAGGCGCGCGTGGATACCATTGTGTCGTGGCTTCAGGTGGATGACGATACCGAACCCCGGTTTCTCACTCTCTACTTCAGCAAGGTGGATTCATACGGACACCGCTATGGCACGGAGTCGGACTCGGTTCGGGCCGCGGTTCGTGAAGTTGACGGCCATATCGGGTATTTACTGGATGAGATAGAGCGGATCGGGGCCGATGATGAGCTTAACATTATCATCACCTCAGATCATGGAATGGCGGATTTATCGTCCGATCGCGTTATCGTTCTGGACGACATCATCGATATGGATAAAGTAAACGTGATTGACTGGACCCCGGTGGCCATGATACAGCCTTTAGAAGGGGAAAAGGAAAACGTATATCAACAGCTGAAAGAGGCTGAGAATAACTACAGTGTGTACAAAAAAGAGGAAATACCGGCCGTATATCACATAAAAAATAGCATTCGCGTACCGGAAATTATGATGATCGCAGATGTGGGATATACCATCACCACCAATGAGTATATGGTAACACGGGACATAACGGGAGCTACACACGGATATGACCACCGTGCTCCGGAGATGAGAAGCTTTTTCCTGGCTTTCGGGCCCGCACTGAGGCAGGGTTTTGTATCAGGCCCATTCCAGAGCATTCACCTGTACGATATGATGGCTCATCTCCTTGATGTGAATCCTGCTCCAAACGATGGGTCACTTGATTCGCTTCGGCATGTTCTCCGTGAACCCTGA
- a CDS encoding TIGR04282 family arsenosugar biosynthesis glycosyltransferase, whose translation MNKNRLINVFVKNPRMGRVKTRLAAAVGDQRALKVYDHLLKLTAAAAVNVQANRIVLYSDAVCQNDHFDDALFKKEVQQGEDLGERMLYSVANGFDSGYEQVVVIGSDCPDITGELLEQAFSSLNKADSVIGPSADGGYYLIGVSVFEPEVFKDIAWSTPEVYPATLSILKKKGLSVAVLEELNDIDTEEDLKRSRLSSG comes from the coding sequence ATGAATAAGAACCGGCTGATTAATGTGTTTGTAAAAAATCCGCGCATGGGCAGAGTTAAAACCCGTCTTGCCGCAGCGGTCGGCGATCAGCGTGCGCTGAAGGTATATGATCATTTGCTGAAGCTCACGGCCGCAGCGGCAGTTAACGTGCAGGCCAACCGTATAGTACTGTACTCCGATGCCGTCTGCCAAAATGATCATTTTGATGATGCGCTGTTTAAAAAAGAGGTACAGCAGGGAGAAGACCTGGGCGAGCGGATGCTTTATTCTGTTGCAAACGGATTCGATTCAGGCTATGAACAGGTGGTGGTAATCGGGAGCGACTGCCCGGACATAACGGGAGAGCTTCTGGAACAGGCGTTCTCCTCATTGAACAAAGCGGACTCGGTGATCGGGCCATCTGCAGACGGAGGATACTACCTTATTGGAGTCTCTGTGTTTGAACCGGAAGTTTTCAAGGATATCGCCTGGAGCACGCCGGAGGTTTACCCGGCCACCCTTAGTATACTGAAAAAGAAGGGGCTGTCGGTTGCGGTTCTGGAAGAACTGAATGATATCGATACAGAAGAGGATTTGAAACGAAGCCGGCTTAGCAGTGGATGA
- a CDS encoding DUF349 domain-containing protein, producing the protein MTEKSSVSNPEKETIFENDFAYITSGGDVHLKKTSFFDDRKIATIDPEKVEEQVSEMENAFEDLTGKVGSFLDDVEEELSEQPEKAKASFESLLEEISNSSAIGDFEKLLSDARSKFDETVERAENAVSAGPEKEAEAENEESDKEMVPVAESEPAEKDSGKKPENAESEESAGEVTDEAPEDYYRKLAEKAEEISQVDDWAYVSMEFDMIENQWQEGPDTEDADISKFRATIDELRESFEEKKRAHYEEQKKLRLANLEKKKDLLRQLSEIVDNKEWTKTREVGKIRGRWEHLKPLPSGEAEKLQPRFDTLLATFDEHKVDRLVKQKQQEEDNLTGKLVILEKMEGFAVELDEKPDWKELDKKFNDLTRQFRKIGRVPSDKNQDVWDRYHTAQDTFHSLRFKHDSAYRNEIEKFLSKKKKLIDEAEALLDSDDLAEAARKVNKLHRRWKKVGNLPQKDENEMWDRFKAATDAFNQKKTDNADLLKEQEEENYREKLKLIDEADTLKESEEWDTAHKKFQKLMDRWKEIGPVPKRKSGKIWKKFKGAMDYFYDRRRDHFKEVKEERKDNLKEKEQVLASLSELKTHDDPIEAVELAKPLQEEFKKAGYVPIKHKNRLWKEYRECCDVIYDRFRAAKAAVDVVGRKNLDQFSADDIAGIRDKQNEANKLRKQISKLNGELIQMKESLSYFKPSGSGSSLLDDVKKRIENAEKDLSEKETRLAELETEIDKLKNEVE; encoded by the coding sequence TTGACTGAAAAATCCTCTGTGTCCAACCCTGAGAAGGAAACCATTTTTGAAAATGATTTCGCCTATATAACGTCCGGGGGAGACGTACATCTCAAAAAGACCAGCTTCTTTGACGACAGGAAAATTGCCACTATCGATCCTGAAAAAGTTGAAGAACAGGTAAGTGAAATGGAAAACGCATTTGAGGATCTGACCGGCAAAGTGGGGTCATTTCTGGATGATGTAGAGGAAGAGCTGTCAGAACAGCCCGAAAAAGCGAAAGCCTCTTTTGAATCACTTCTCGAAGAGATAAGCAATTCGTCTGCAATTGGCGATTTTGAGAAGCTGCTGTCTGATGCCAGGAGCAAATTTGATGAAACGGTAGAGCGTGCGGAAAACGCCGTGTCAGCCGGCCCGGAAAAGGAGGCTGAGGCAGAAAATGAAGAGAGCGATAAGGAAATGGTACCTGTTGCGGAATCCGAACCTGCTGAGAAGGATTCAGGGAAGAAACCTGAGAATGCGGAATCAGAGGAATCCGCCGGGGAAGTAACGGATGAAGCCCCGGAAGATTACTACAGAAAGCTGGCGGAGAAAGCGGAGGAGATCTCCCAGGTAGATGATTGGGCGTACGTGTCGATGGAGTTCGATATGATCGAAAACCAGTGGCAGGAGGGCCCGGATACGGAAGATGCGGATATCAGTAAATTCCGAGCAACGATAGATGAGCTTCGTGAATCGTTTGAAGAGAAAAAAAGAGCCCACTACGAAGAGCAGAAAAAGCTCAGACTCGCAAATCTTGAGAAGAAAAAGGATCTGCTGCGGCAGCTTTCAGAGATTGTTGACAATAAAGAGTGGACCAAGACCCGTGAAGTAGGGAAAATACGCGGACGATGGGAACACCTGAAGCCGCTTCCATCAGGTGAAGCCGAAAAACTTCAGCCACGATTTGATACACTGCTGGCCACATTTGATGAACACAAGGTGGATCGCCTCGTGAAACAAAAGCAGCAGGAAGAGGATAACCTGACCGGGAAACTGGTTATCCTGGAAAAAATGGAAGGCTTTGCCGTTGAGCTGGATGAAAAACCGGACTGGAAAGAACTTGATAAAAAATTCAATGATCTGACACGTCAGTTCAGGAAAATTGGCCGTGTTCCCTCCGATAAGAATCAGGACGTTTGGGACCGTTACCATACGGCACAGGATACCTTTCACTCTCTTCGTTTCAAGCACGATTCAGCGTACAGAAATGAAATAGAAAAATTTCTTTCCAAGAAGAAAAAACTGATTGACGAGGCCGAAGCCCTGCTCGATTCAGATGACCTTGCTGAAGCAGCACGTAAGGTGAACAAGCTTCATCGAAGATGGAAAAAAGTTGGAAACCTTCCGCAGAAAGATGAAAATGAGATGTGGGACCGTTTTAAGGCGGCCACTGATGCATTCAATCAGAAGAAGACGGATAATGCAGACCTTCTCAAAGAACAGGAGGAAGAGAATTATCGTGAGAAACTTAAGCTGATTGATGAAGCTGATACGCTGAAAGAGTCGGAAGAGTGGGATACAGCCCACAAGAAGTTTCAGAAACTGATGGATCGCTGGAAAGAGATTGGTCCGGTACCCAAGCGAAAATCAGGAAAGATCTGGAAGAAGTTCAAGGGAGCAATGGACTACTTCTATGACCGAAGAAGAGATCATTTTAAAGAGGTTAAGGAAGAGAGAAAAGACAACCTAAAAGAAAAAGAACAAGTTCTCGCCAGTCTGTCTGAACTTAAGACACATGATGATCCTATTGAAGCTGTTGAACTTGCCAAACCGCTTCAGGAAGAGTTTAAAAAGGCGGGCTATGTACCAATCAAGCATAAGAACAGATTGTGGAAAGAGTACCGCGAATGCTGCGATGTAATATATGATCGATTCAGGGCTGCAAAAGCAGCTGTGGACGTGGTGGGACGCAAGAATCTGGACCAGTTTTCCGCTGATGATATAGCAGGCATTCGGGACAAACAGAATGAAGCGAATAAACTGCGCAAGCAGATCAGCAAGCTGAATGGAGAGCTCATACAGATGAAGGAATCATTGAGCTACTTCAAGCCTTCCGGAAGCGGCAGCAGTCTGCTTGATGATGTTAAAAAACGAATAGAAAATGCTGAGAAAGATCTCAGCGAAAAAGAAACACGGCTGGCAGAACTCGAAACGGAGATTGATAAGCTGAAAAACGAAGTGGAATAG
- a CDS encoding Dps family protein produces the protein MPDVQTLNGKDTMEINIGISNEHRKAIAEGLAKVLADSYMVYLKTHNYHWNVTGELFHSLHEQFEEQYTELAEAIDVIAERIRSIGYRAPGSFMEFSEITSIEEDTDDPNALEMVKRLALDNEAILRTARSVLPACEEAGDEATIDLITQRLDVHSKTAWMLRSHLE, from the coding sequence ATGCCTGACGTACAAACACTAAACGGGAAAGATACAATGGAAATCAATATTGGAATTTCAAACGAGCACAGAAAAGCTATTGCTGAAGGGTTGGCAAAAGTATTGGCCGACAGCTATATGGTTTATCTGAAAACGCATAATTACCATTGGAATGTAACCGGTGAATTGTTCCATTCCCTGCACGAGCAGTTTGAAGAGCAGTATACTGAGCTTGCAGAGGCAATTGACGTAATTGCAGAACGCATACGGTCGATTGGGTACAGGGCACCGGGATCGTTTATGGAATTCAGCGAAATCACATCTATCGAGGAGGATACAGACGATCCAAATGCTCTGGAGATGGTTAAACGACTGGCACTCGACAATGAAGCGATTCTTAGAACGGCAAGGTCTGTACTGCCGGCCTGCGAGGAAGCAGGTGACGAGGCCACAATTGATCTGATCACACAAAGACTGGATGTGCATTCCAAAACAGCCTGGATGCTTAGAAGTCACCTTGAATAA
- a CDS encoding MBL fold metallo-hydrolase, which produces MYSNTTYVLADQTAIDLLRNQLGAVRSKVIFAKSIHEVDSYLIGSQPDLIIVHGSFLSGNAEKFEKISKHYIGIKFIPLIYIGTIDDPGFSALVHFRLIDCYDGTDYEEVVERAKQHLSPSVRLRFWGVRGSTPCANYENIEYGGNTSCVEIEYPGMKELMIMDSGTGIRNLGNYLERKNQTGYEGHIFITHPHWDHIQGFPFFKPFYSADNSFSIHMPEQYRGGAQEILSGHLTKTFFPVTLNMLAAKLDYVTQSEELQSFSHYKIEYLVANHPTKTAIYKIHIGGLVIVYAPDNEIPLKTSPIRFLDNFTEFIRDCDLLIHDGQFSMKQYEERIGWGHSAWERVVEVAKRAGVKNLFLTHHDPDSNDDYLEGLDANLSKYIGSPFEMACLAKEGMEVRMPVTLNELVEK; this is translated from the coding sequence GTGTACTCAAATACGACTTACGTACTGGCGGATCAGACGGCTATTGACCTGTTGAGGAATCAACTGGGTGCAGTGCGCTCAAAAGTCATTTTTGCCAAAAGCATTCATGAAGTTGACTCCTACCTCATAGGCTCCCAGCCCGATTTGATCATTGTTCACGGCTCTTTTCTGTCGGGAAATGCAGAGAAATTTGAGAAGATCTCAAAACACTACATCGGAATTAAATTTATTCCGCTCATCTACATCGGTACGATCGATGACCCCGGCTTTTCCGCATTGGTTCATTTCCGACTGATCGACTGTTATGACGGCACGGATTATGAAGAGGTTGTAGAGCGTGCAAAACAGCACCTCAGCCCCTCCGTGCGGCTCAGGTTCTGGGGCGTGAGGGGCTCCACGCCATGCGCCAACTATGAGAATATTGAGTACGGCGGGAATACAAGCTGTGTTGAAATTGAATATCCCGGTATGAAGGAGCTCATGATTATGGACAGCGGCACCGGAATCCGTAACCTGGGCAACTATCTGGAAAGAAAGAACCAGACCGGTTACGAGGGACATATATTTATCACCCACCCGCACTGGGATCATATTCAGGGCTTTCCGTTTTTTAAACCGTTCTACTCCGCAGACAACAGTTTCAGTATTCATATGCCGGAACAGTACCGCGGGGGCGCACAGGAGATTCTGTCAGGCCATCTTACAAAGACCTTTTTCCCCGTAACACTGAATATGCTTGCCGCTAAGCTTGACTATGTTACGCAATCCGAGGAGCTGCAATCCTTCTCACACTATAAAATTGAATATCTTGTAGCAAACCACCCGACCAAGACGGCGATATACAAGATTCATATCGGTGGGCTGGTCATTGTGTATGCGCCGGATAACGAAATTCCGCTAAAAACATCGCCCATTCGATTTCTGGATAATTTTACCGAGTTTATCCGCGATTGCGATCTTCTGATTCATGACGGGCAATTTTCGATGAAGCAGTATGAAGAGCGTATCGGCTGGGGGCACTCCGCATGGGAGCGGGTTGTGGAGGTTGCAAAACGAGCCGGTGTGAAAAATCTTTTCCTCACACACCACGATCCCGACTCAAACGACGACTACCTTGAAGGTCTGGACGCCAACCTCAGCAAATACATCGGTTCGCCATTCGAAATGGCGTGTCTAGCCAAGGAGGGTATGGAAGTGAGAATGCCCGTTACGCTCAATGAACTTGTTGAGAAGTAA